One genomic segment of Panicum virgatum strain AP13 chromosome 2N, P.virgatum_v5, whole genome shotgun sequence includes these proteins:
- the LOC120661496 gene encoding uncharacterized protein LOC120661496 yields MSEPEPEQPEGPGPELEPEPEPIPRFRPSSSSVLDSDDLLPGVLRRLPPRPASLPRASLVCRRWHHLVTSRNFLREFREFHRAPPVLGLFHNTYLGAADRRFVAAVAPPDRIPGSLFRIPCGRYHRSWRFLDCHHGRALLLCPMGPRREVLVWDPMTGARRRAPLPPDAGDVRHGAVLCSCGHVRDCRSSQFQVVLVWFELGLTHLRRAVAAVYSSESGAWSHIIAVQAPFVSTASNASKPGTLAGNAVYWLIPGSLVLEFDAVTRNLAMISVPAYTAGSLYWQCQLVLTDAKELGLAMVTEISIKLWKRDSGNACGWSMYSSVQLEGCLPPRKWMQEQPSLLGYHEESNAIFVWVEAGVFMIQLESMQSRLLCQGASNFEIYPFAGFYNRGDAIAGAPGDDDVDAHWPTATVNMWHYEDLRGDSHGPYSIVSLQRWSGNGFFTEGFNVWRTDETKEQAIPLTDAMLSL; encoded by the exons ATGTCCGAACCCGAGCCGGAGCAGCCCGAGGGCCCCGGGCCCGAGCTcgagcccgagcccgagcccATCCCCCGCTTTCGGCCGTCCTCGTCCTCGGTGCTGGACAGCGACGACCTTCTTCCTGGGGTActgcgccgcctcccgccgcggcCCGCCTCCCTACCCCGCGCCTCCCTCGTCTGCAGGCGATGGCACCACCTCGTCACCTCCAGGAACTTCCTCCGCGAGTTCCGCGAGttccaccgcgcgccgccggtccTCGGCTTATTCCACAACACCTACCtcggcgccgccgaccgccgcttcgtcgccgccgtcgccccgcctGACCGTATCCCGGGCTCGCTCTTCCGAATTCCGTGCGGCCGGTaccaccggagctggaggttTCTGGACTGCCACCACGGCCGGGCGCTCCTCCTCTGCCCGATGGGGCCCCGCCGCGAGGTCCTCGTGTGGGACCCCATgaccggcgcgcgccgccgcgcgcccctgccCCCGGATGCCGGGGACGTCCGTCACGGGGCGGTGCTCTGCTCCTGTGGCCACGTCCGCGACTGCCGGTCCAGCCAATTCCAGGTAGTCCTGGTGTGGTTTGAGCTGGGGTTGACACATCTCAGGCGGGCTGTCGCTGCCGTCTACTCGTCGGAGTCCGGCGCGTGGAGCCACATCATCGCCGTGCAGGCGCCGTTCGTGTCTACTGCCAGCAACGCGAGCAAGCCCGGCACGCTTGCCGGCAACGCTGTCTACTGGTTGATTCCGGGGAGCCTCGTCCTTGAATTCGACGCGGTGACACGCAATTTAGCCATGATCTCGGTGCCAGCATATACGGCAGGGTCTCTCTACTGGCAATGCCAGCTTGTGCTGACTGACGCGAAGGAGCTTGGGCTCGCCATGGTGACAGAAATCAGCATCAAGCTGTGGAAGAGGGACAGCGGGAACGCCTGTGGATGGTCGATGTACAGCTCCGTTCAACTGGAGGGCTGCCTCCCCCCGAGGAAATGGATGCAGGAACAGCCGTCGTTGCTGGGGTATCATGAGGAAAGCAATGCAATTTTTGTGTGGGTTGAGGCTGGCGTGTTCATGATCCAGCTCGAGTCGATGCAATCAAGGCTGCTGTGCCAAGGTGCCAGTAACTTCGAGATTTATCCCTTTGCGGGTTTCTACAACAGAG GTGATGCCATAGCAGGAGCACCAGGAGACGACGACGTAGACGCTCACTGGCCTACGGCCACTGTGAACATGTGGCACTACGAGGACCTTCGGGGGGACTCGCACGGGCCATACTCAATAGTGAGTCTGCAGCGTTGGAGCGGCAATGGTTTCTTCACCGAGGGTTTCAACGTGTGGAGAACCGACGAGACTAAGGAGCAGGCGATCCCGCTGACCGACGCCATGCTGAGCCTGTGA